The Pseudomonas fluorescens genome includes a window with the following:
- a CDS encoding Crp/Fnr family transcriptional regulator, with product MVLHRVHHQILRSHHLFEPLNEEELNELMSNSQLLNIDRGDPLFRQGEPAQAFYFVISGAVKIYRLTPDGQEKVFEVIGERQTFAEAMMLMDTPNYVASAEAVGPTQVYRLSNATYMRLLQSNSRLTFALLGKLCVRLHQRVNEIETLSLKNATHRVVRYLLTQLVRLQTVDSQFELPMAKQLIAGHLSIQPETFSRIIRRLIDEKIITQDGRQIAILDRLRLEQFE from the coding sequence ATGGTGCTCCACCGCGTCCATCACCAGATTCTGCGCAGCCATCACCTGTTCGAGCCGTTGAACGAAGAAGAGCTCAACGAATTGATGAGCAACAGCCAACTGCTGAACATCGACCGGGGCGATCCGCTGTTCCGCCAGGGAGAGCCGGCGCAGGCGTTTTACTTCGTGATTTCCGGTGCCGTGAAAATCTACCGACTGACCCCGGATGGCCAGGAAAAGGTCTTCGAGGTGATCGGCGAGCGCCAGACCTTCGCCGAAGCCATGATGCTGATGGACACCCCCAACTACGTCGCGTCCGCTGAAGCCGTCGGCCCGACCCAGGTATACCGGCTGTCCAACGCTACCTACATGCGCCTGCTGCAAAGCAACAGCCGGCTGACCTTCGCCCTGCTCGGCAAGCTCTGCGTACGCCTGCACCAACGGGTCAACGAGATTGAAACCCTGTCACTGAAGAACGCCACTCACCGTGTGGTGCGCTACCTGCTGACGCAACTGGTGCGCCTGCAAACCGTGGACAGCCAATTCGAATTGCCGATGGCCAAGCAGTTGATCGCCGGGCACTTGTCGATCCAGCCGGAAACCTTCTCGCGGATCATCCGGCGCCTGATCGATGAAAAAATCATCACCCAGGACGGTCGCCAGATCGCCATTCTCGATCGCCTGCGCCTGGAGCAATTCGAATGA
- a CDS encoding NnrS family protein produces MQVLDRRKAMAILPLWRLAFRPFFLAGCVLALLAIPLWLLAFTGRLSTWQPAGGWLAWHRHELLFGFGLAIIAGFLLTAVQTWTGIPGLSGKRLATLALLWLGARLAWLVDAPWPLLTLLELGFALAVAALMGVMLWRVRQKRNYPIVLVLLLLAAADALSVYGLVQHDEGLQRQSVLTGLWLVAAMMGLIGGRVIPFFTQRGLGRVEGVTPWPWLDRLLLAGAALVALLYAFGPALVTSVWVGLLFAALAVGHGIRLVRWHDRDLWRVPLLWSLHLAYAWLAVACLGMALWHFGVPVNPSLAVHGLTIGAMAGLILAMVARVSLGHTGRALEPPTGMTLAFILLNLACLSRVLLVLLLPLAGLWLAALCWTLAFGLYAWRYGPMLLKARVDGHPG; encoded by the coding sequence ATGCAAGTGCTTGACCGTCGTAAGGCCATGGCCATTCTGCCGCTGTGGCGCCTGGCGTTTCGGCCGTTCTTCCTGGCGGGCTGCGTGTTGGCGCTGTTGGCCATTCCCCTGTGGCTGCTGGCCTTCACCGGGCGCTTGTCGACCTGGCAGCCGGCCGGCGGCTGGTTGGCCTGGCATCGGCATGAACTGTTGTTCGGTTTCGGCCTGGCGATCATTGCCGGGTTCCTGCTGACGGCGGTGCAAACCTGGACCGGAATCCCCGGCCTCAGCGGCAAGCGCCTGGCAACGCTGGCGTTGTTGTGGCTGGGCGCGCGGCTGGCCTGGTTGGTGGATGCGCCCTGGCCGTTACTGACGCTGCTGGAGCTGGGTTTTGCCCTGGCGGTCGCCGCGCTGATGGGCGTGATGTTGTGGCGTGTGCGGCAGAAGCGCAATTACCCAATTGTGCTGGTATTGCTGCTGTTGGCCGCCGCCGATGCGTTATCCGTATACGGCCTGGTGCAGCACGACGAGGGCTTGCAACGCCAGAGCGTGCTCACCGGCCTGTGGCTGGTGGCGGCGATGATGGGGTTGATCGGCGGGCGCGTGATTCCATTCTTTACCCAGCGCGGCCTCGGTCGGGTCGAGGGCGTTACCCCTTGGCCGTGGCTCGATCGCCTGTTGCTGGCAGGGGCGGCGCTGGTGGCGTTGTTGTATGCCTTCGGTCCGGCGCTGGTGACCAGCGTCTGGGTCGGCCTGTTGTTCGCTGCGTTGGCGGTGGGCCACGGGATTCGGCTGGTGCGTTGGCATGATCGGGATTTGTGGCGGGTGCCGCTGCTGTGGTCGTTGCACCTGGCCTACGCCTGGCTGGCGGTGGCTTGCCTGGGCATGGCGCTGTGGCACTTCGGCGTGCCAGTGAACCCGAGCCTGGCGGTGCATGGCCTGACCATCGGCGCCATGGCCGGGTTGATCCTGGCGATGGTTGCCCGTGTCAGCCTGGGCCATACCGGGCGCGCCCTCGAGCCGCCGACGGGCATGACCCTGGCGTTCATCCTGCTGAACCTGGCGTGCCTGAGCCGCGTGCTGTTGGTGCTGCTGTTGCCGTTGGCCGGGCTGTGGCTGGCGGCGCTGTGCTGGACACTGGCGTTCGGTCTATACGCCTGGCGCTATGGGCCGATGCTGCTCAAGGCTCGGGTGGATGGGCATCCGGGATGA
- the ytfE gene encoding iron-sulfur cluster repair protein YtfE, translated as MSLDLLEQSLGQLACDIPGATRTFHHYNLDFCCGGQKSLREAALGKGLNPLLIADALRTLQAAGELGHDWRDEPQATLIGHILERYHARHREQLPELIRLARRVEQVHGARPSCPNGLADHLQDMYQELEGHMLKEEQVLFPMLQQGLGERASAPIQVLRYEHDQHGEALETMLALTDQITPPADACNTWRALYRGLVEFRDDLMQHIHLENNVLFVNAMKPAR; from the coding sequence ATGAGCCTCGATTTGCTGGAACAAAGCCTCGGCCAACTGGCCTGCGATATTCCCGGTGCAACCCGTACCTTCCATCATTACAACCTCGACTTCTGCTGCGGCGGGCAAAAGTCCTTGCGTGAAGCAGCGCTGGGCAAAGGCCTGAACCCGCTGCTGATCGCCGACGCCCTGCGCACCTTGCAAGCCGCTGGGGAGCTGGGCCATGACTGGCGCGACGAACCCCAGGCGACCTTGATTGGCCACATCCTGGAGCGCTACCACGCACGCCATCGCGAACAGCTGCCGGAACTGATCCGCTTGGCCCGGCGCGTCGAGCAGGTCCACGGTGCGCGACCCAGTTGCCCGAACGGCCTGGCCGATCACCTGCAGGACATGTACCAGGAACTCGAAGGCCACATGCTCAAGGAAGAACAGGTGCTGTTCCCGATGCTGCAACAAGGCCTGGGCGAACGGGCCTCGGCGCCGATCCAGGTGCTGCGCTACGAACACGACCAGCACGGTGAAGCCCTCGAAACCATGCTCGCCCTGACCGACCAGATCACCCCGCCCGCCGACGCCTGCAACACCTGGCGCGCCCTGTATCGCGGGCTGGTGGAGTTTCGTGATGACCTGATGCAGCACATCCACCTGGAAAACAATGTGTTGTTCGTCAATGCGATGAAGCCTGCCCGTTAA
- the norR gene encoding nitric oxide reductase transcriptional regulator NorR, whose product MLRESLAADLIVELPNAVRLQRLVQTLREYFNSGAVGLLRLDDDSLRPVATVGLVHEALGRRFVIAQHPRLAAIMASREPTWFEPDSRLPDPYDGLLDNHVGEPLPVHDCMGVSLYVEGRLWGAITLDALHAGTFDSRAREELKRCTLQIEAAVRVTRLEQENRSLRASRSDPADLRLPAEEGEILGRSEGLQQLLNELDVLADSELPVLLLGETGVGKELFARRLHRLSRRGHKPLVQVNCAALPESLAESELFGHVKGAFSGATTDRAGRFDAANGGTLFLDEVGELPLSVQAKLLRTLQNGEIQRLGADKPLHVDVRIIAATNRHLPDSIRDGLFRADLYHRLSVYPVPIPPLRERGHDVLMLAGHFLELNRTRLGLRGLRLSPAAEQALLAYSWPGNVRELEHVISRAALKQLSRGASRSLIMTLEPQVLDLDVNAGVASAQAIPEQTLQALEAPVQPLGEIVDACQRQAILKALERCGQNWAGAARLLEVDPSNLHKLARRLGLK is encoded by the coding sequence ATGCTGCGTGAAAGCCTGGCCGCCGACCTGATCGTCGAGCTGCCCAATGCGGTGCGATTGCAGCGCCTGGTGCAGACCCTGCGCGAATACTTCAACAGTGGCGCCGTGGGATTGTTGCGCCTGGACGACGACAGCCTCAGGCCCGTGGCGACCGTGGGCCTGGTCCACGAGGCGCTGGGCCGTCGGTTCGTGATTGCCCAACACCCACGCCTGGCGGCGATCATGGCTTCGCGCGAACCCACTTGGTTCGAGCCCGACAGTCGCTTGCCGGACCCTTATGACGGCTTGCTCGACAACCATGTCGGCGAGCCGCTGCCGGTGCACGACTGCATGGGCGTGAGCCTGTATGTGGAAGGCCGGCTCTGGGGCGCGATCACCCTCGATGCGTTGCACGCCGGCACCTTCGACAGCCGCGCCCGAGAGGAACTCAAGCGCTGCACCTTGCAGATCGAGGCCGCGGTGCGAGTCACTCGGCTCGAGCAGGAAAACCGCAGCCTTAGGGCCTCGCGCAGCGACCCGGCGGACCTGCGTCTGCCGGCCGAGGAGGGTGAGATCCTCGGCCGTAGCGAGGGGCTGCAACAGTTGCTCAACGAATTGGATGTATTGGCCGACTCCGAACTGCCGGTGCTGTTGCTGGGCGAAACCGGCGTGGGCAAGGAATTGTTCGCCCGGCGTCTGCATCGCTTGTCCCGGCGCGGCCACAAGCCGTTGGTCCAGGTCAATTGCGCGGCGTTGCCGGAGTCCCTGGCGGAAAGCGAATTGTTCGGCCACGTCAAAGGCGCGTTCTCTGGCGCGACCACTGACCGCGCCGGGCGTTTCGACGCGGCCAATGGCGGTACGCTGTTTCTCGACGAGGTCGGCGAGTTGCCGTTGAGCGTGCAGGCCAAGCTGCTGCGCACCCTGCAGAACGGCGAGATCCAGCGCCTGGGCGCGGACAAGCCGTTGCACGTCGATGTGCGGATCATCGCCGCCACCAACCGACACCTGCCCGACAGCATTCGCGACGGGCTATTTCGCGCCGACTTGTACCACCGGCTCTCGGTCTACCCGGTGCCGATCCCTCCGTTGCGCGAGCGTGGCCACGATGTGTTGATGCTGGCCGGGCACTTCCTCGAACTGAACCGCACGCGCCTGGGCTTGCGTGGCTTGCGCCTGTCACCGGCGGCTGAACAGGCGCTGCTGGCGTACTCCTGGCCGGGCAACGTGCGGGAGCTGGAACATGTGATCAGTCGCGCGGCGTTGAAGCAACTGAGCCGGGGCGCCAGTCGCAGCCTGATCATGACCTTGGAGCCGCAGGTGCTGGATCTGGATGTCAATGCCGGCGTAGCCTCGGCGCAGGCGATACCGGAACAGACCCTGCAAGCGCTGGAGGCGCCCGTGCAGCCCTTGGGCGAGATCGTTGATGCATGTCAGCGACAAGCGATCCTCAAGGCTCTGGAACGCTGCGGACAGAACTGGGCGGGGGCGGCGCGGTTGTTGGAGGTTGATCCGAGTAACCTGCATAAGCTGGCGCGGCGGTTGGGGCTCAAGTAG
- the pdxH gene encoding pyridoxamine 5'-phosphate oxidase yields MPLSLAKMRRQYTLDGLDEVQAPDDPMALFRLWMQQARDTESPPVEANAMALATVDEQGRPHCRVLLLKGFDAQGFSFFGNYDSAKGQNLAANPWAAMTFFWPGLERQVRIEGLVEKLDPALSDAYFESRSVASRLGAWASPQSRPLEDRAALETLLAQTEQRFADQPVPRPAHWGGYCLRPERLEFWQGRADRLHDRLDYRLQDGAWQRSRLAP; encoded by the coding sequence ATGCCCCTTTCCCTGGCCAAAATGCGCCGCCAGTACACCCTCGATGGCCTGGATGAAGTCCAGGCACCCGACGACCCCATGGCTTTGTTCAGGCTCTGGATGCAACAGGCCCGAGACACCGAAAGCCCGCCGGTGGAAGCCAACGCCATGGCTTTGGCGACGGTGGATGAGCAGGGCCGGCCTCACTGTCGGGTGTTGTTGCTCAAGGGCTTCGACGCCCAGGGCTTTTCGTTTTTCGGCAACTACGACAGCGCCAAGGGACAGAACCTGGCGGCCAACCCGTGGGCGGCCATGACGTTTTTCTGGCCGGGGCTGGAGCGGCAAGTACGCATCGAAGGGTTGGTCGAAAAACTCGATCCGGCGTTGTCGGATGCCTATTTCGAATCCCGTTCCGTCGCCAGTCGCCTCGGTGCCTGGGCGTCGCCACAAAGCCGACCACTGGAGGACAGGGCCGCACTCGAGACCTTGCTGGCCCAAACCGAACAACGTTTCGCCGATCAACCGGTGCCACGTCCCGCGCATTGGGGCGGCTATTGCCTGCGGCCCGAGCGACTGGAATTCTGGCAGGGCCGTGCCGACCGTTTGCACGATCGCCTCGACTACCGCCTGCAGGATGGCGCCTGGCAGCGCAGCCGCCTGGCGCCTTGA
- the moaB gene encoding molybdenum cofactor biosynthesis protein B, translating into MAHLTQRLFQPLNIAVLTISDTRTFETDTSGQTLADLLQTAGHVLIDRRLVKDDIYQIRAQVSQWIADPKVQVVLMTGGTGFTPRDNTPQAVAPLLDKHVDGFGELFRQVSLAEIGMSTLQSRALAGMSNGVLVCCLPGSPGACRTGWEKILVGQLDSRTGPCNFTPHLKPQAGIAPTACETRS; encoded by the coding sequence ATGGCCCATCTGACGCAACGCCTCTTTCAACCACTGAACATCGCGGTCCTTACCATCAGCGATACGCGAACCTTCGAAACCGACACCTCGGGCCAAACCCTGGCGGACCTGCTGCAAACAGCCGGACACGTGCTCATCGACCGCAGGCTGGTGAAGGACGATATCTACCAGATCCGCGCCCAGGTTTCCCAATGGATCGCCGACCCGAAAGTGCAAGTGGTGCTGATGACCGGCGGCACCGGGTTCACTCCGCGCGATAACACCCCCCAAGCGGTGGCGCCGTTGCTGGACAAACACGTCGACGGTTTTGGTGAGTTGTTCCGCCAGGTGTCCCTGGCGGAAATCGGTATGTCCACGCTGCAATCGCGCGCCTTGGCGGGCATGAGCAATGGCGTGCTGGTGTGCTGCTTGCCAGGCTCGCCGGGGGCTTGCCGGACTGGCTGGGAAAAGATCCTGGTCGGGCAACTGGACAGCCGCACTGGCCCGTGCAATTTCACCCCGCACCTCAAGCCGCAGGCCGGCATTGCTCCAACCGCCTGCGAGACACGCTCGTGA